From the genome of Pseudomonas yamanorum, one region includes:
- a CDS encoding response regulator produces the protein MAEILIVEDNEANMRLARLLLVNAGHSVLWAADAETGLTLAREKQPALILMDIQLPGMDGLAATSLLKQDPHTAHIPVIALTAMAMKEDRDKTLRAGCDAYIIKPLRYKELYQVIDTLLQKNITPPT, from the coding sequence ATGGCCGAAATCCTGATCGTCGAAGACAACGAAGCCAACATGCGCCTCGCCCGCTTGCTGCTGGTAAACGCCGGCCACAGCGTGTTGTGGGCGGCCGATGCCGAGACCGGGTTGACCCTGGCCCGGGAAAAACAACCGGCGCTGATCCTGATGGATATCCAGTTGCCCGGCATGGACGGCCTGGCGGCCACGTCACTGCTCAAGCAGGACCCTCACACCGCCCACATCCCGGTGATCGCCCTGACCGCCATGGCCATGAAGGAAGACCGCGACAAAACCCTGCGGGCCGGCTGCGATGCCTACATCATCAAGCCCCTGCGCTACAAAGAGCTGTACCAGGTAATCGATACGCTGCTGCAAAAGAACATTACACCTCCAACTTGA
- a CDS encoding ABC transporter substrate-binding protein, which produces MNFKRMFPVVASLGVAVLMSQAVEARELKAIGISMGSLGNPYFVTLADGATARAKELNPAVKVTSVSADYDLSKQFSQIDNFISSKVDLILLNAVDPSAMASAIKKARDAGIVVVAVDVDAKGVNATVQTDNVEAGKLACQFIVDKLSGKGNVIIQNGPQVTAVTDRVKGCKAALASAPDIKVLSDDQDGKGSREGGLNVMQGYLTRFQKIDGLFAINDPQAIGSDLAAKQLKRSGIIITSVDGAPDIENALKTDTLIQASASQDPWAMAQTAVNVGNHILNDKQPAEAVTLLAPKLITRDNVGSYSGWSSKH; this is translated from the coding sequence ATGAACTTCAAACGCATGTTTCCTGTTGTCGCCTCCCTGGGCGTTGCCGTGTTGATGTCCCAAGCCGTGGAGGCCCGTGAACTGAAAGCCATTGGCATCAGCATGGGTTCCCTGGGCAACCCGTATTTCGTGACCCTGGCCGACGGTGCCACGGCCCGGGCCAAGGAGCTGAACCCGGCGGTCAAGGTCACCTCGGTGTCGGCTGACTACGACCTGAGCAAGCAGTTCTCGCAGATCGACAACTTCATCTCGTCCAAGGTCGACCTGATCCTGCTCAACGCCGTCGACCCGTCGGCCATGGCCTCGGCGATCAAGAAAGCCCGTGACGCCGGGATCGTGGTGGTGGCGGTGGACGTCGATGCGAAGGGCGTGAATGCCACGGTGCAGACCGACAACGTCGAAGCCGGCAAGCTCGCCTGCCAGTTCATCGTCGACAAACTGTCGGGCAAGGGCAACGTGATTATCCAGAATGGCCCGCAGGTCACCGCCGTGACCGATCGCGTCAAAGGCTGTAAAGCTGCGCTGGCCAGTGCGCCGGATATCAAGGTGCTGTCTGATGACCAGGACGGCAAAGGCTCCCGCGAAGGCGGCTTGAACGTGATGCAGGGCTACCTGACCCGCTTCCAGAAAATCGACGGCCTGTTCGCGATCAACGACCCGCAAGCCATCGGCAGCGACCTGGCCGCCAAGCAGCTGAAACGCAGCGGCATCATCATCACCTCCGTGGACGGCGCGCCGGACATCGAGAATGCCCTGAAGACCGACACCCTGATCCAGGCCTCTGCCAGTCAGGACCCATGGGCCATGGCCCAGACCGCGGTTAACGTCGGCAATCACATTCTCAATGACAAACAACCCGCCGAAGCGGTTACCCTGCTGGCGCCAAAATTGATCACCCGCGACAACGTCGGTTCCTACAGCGGTTGGTCCAGCAAACATTAA
- a CDS encoding DMT family transporter: MKTDRSLQGIALCSLAYAFLALQDAGIKWLVADYSVFTILFWRSLVVVAACVIAGRLGLLKRAWRSVSRKLLIIRGLLSLLAWLLYYTAAKDLTLAEMTTLYFSAPIMVTLLAALILKERASRGQWISLIIGFVGVVIACRPSSMVDPLPIALTLAAALCWAFTYIQLRQVDDNTSVLEQMLITNVVFVICMVVTLPWTHTPSPTPAWLGMLGAGLVGGIGQFLLFASFRRATATLLAPFEYTGLIWAFLLSSLVWGTVMDVSLIFGAALIAVSGTLAMLSARHHVSQDVVGAECSVTQPLYPAAADVQPVAGAEGAGVEAPLKPESVEHRR, from the coding sequence ATGAAAACCGATCGCTCGTTGCAAGGGATTGCCCTGTGTTCGCTGGCCTATGCGTTCCTGGCGTTGCAGGACGCCGGGATCAAATGGCTGGTGGCCGACTATTCAGTTTTCACCATCCTGTTCTGGCGCAGCCTGGTGGTGGTCGCTGCGTGCGTGATCGCCGGGCGCCTGGGCTTGCTCAAGCGTGCCTGGCGTTCCGTCAGTCGCAAGCTGCTGATCATTCGCGGCCTGCTGTCGCTGCTGGCCTGGCTGCTGTACTACACCGCCGCCAAGGACCTGACCCTGGCGGAAATGACCACCCTGTATTTTTCTGCGCCGATCATGGTCACGCTGCTGGCGGCGCTGATCCTCAAGGAACGCGCCAGTCGCGGCCAGTGGATTTCGCTGATCATAGGCTTTGTCGGCGTGGTGATCGCCTGTCGTCCCAGTAGCATGGTCGACCCGCTGCCAATCGCCCTGACATTGGCCGCCGCACTGTGCTGGGCATTTACCTATATCCAGTTGCGCCAGGTGGACGACAACACCTCGGTGCTGGAGCAAATGCTGATCACCAATGTGGTGTTTGTGATCTGCATGGTGGTGACGCTGCCCTGGACCCACACACCGTCGCCGACCCCGGCGTGGCTGGGCATGCTCGGTGCCGGTCTGGTGGGCGGCATTGGCCAGTTCCTGTTGTTTGCGAGTTTCCGCCGAGCCACGGCGACGCTGTTGGCGCCGTTTGAGTACACCGGCTTGATCTGGGCCTTCCTGCTGTCGAGCCTGGTGTGGGGCACGGTGATGGACGTGTCGCTGATCTTCGGCGCCGCGCTGATCGCCGTCAGCGGCACCCTGGCCATGCTCAGCGCCCGGCATCACGTGTCACAAGACGTGGTCGGCGCCGAATGCTCCGTGACGCAGCCCTTGTATCCAGCAGCGGCAGATGTGCAGCCCGTTGCCGGGGCTGAAGGTGCCGGGGTTGAGGCACCACTCAAGCCAGAGTCCGTCGAGCATCGCCGATAA
- a CDS encoding M14 family metallopeptidase encodes MAKDLSWQVPGDSGNTLHIGAWRFEGDGSGPRVHLQAGVHADEIAGMLVLHQLLPRLQACQDRGRLKGSVTVVPQANPFGIGQFRQGRLLGRFHEATGQNFNRAFDHSLAMERPASNLAQWQKSLVQLAADAELVLDLHTDDEALPYLYIHRSFWPEGQVLAAALQVDVVIVWDEGGDGSFEETIIDHGKPRLAATIELRGQADVSDALAGRDGDGIWGWLCASGVIDEAPVIADWQGQVVDMGCMETILAPCAGVLVFEKGLGEQVEEGERFARIVRRPGDSASEVVLHAAQTGRMVTGHRERLVAQGSVVAKFTGTRLSEGYSGGVLDP; translated from the coding sequence ATGGCAAAAGACCTTTCGTGGCAAGTCCCCGGTGATTCCGGGAACACCCTGCACATCGGCGCCTGGCGCTTCGAGGGTGACGGCAGCGGGCCTCGGGTGCACCTGCAAGCCGGGGTGCATGCCGATGAAATCGCCGGGATGCTGGTGTTGCATCAACTGCTGCCGCGTTTGCAGGCGTGTCAGGACCGGGGGCGACTCAAGGGCTCGGTGACGGTGGTGCCTCAGGCTAATCCGTTTGGCATTGGGCAGTTTCGCCAGGGGCGGTTGTTGGGGCGGTTTCATGAGGCCACCGGGCAGAACTTTAATCGGGCGTTTGATCATTCATTGGCCATGGAGCGGCCGGCAAGCAACTTGGCGCAATGGCAGAAAAGTCTGGTGCAGTTGGCGGCTGATGCGGAGTTGGTGCTGGACCTGCACACCGATGATGAGGCGCTGCCGTATCTGTATATACATCGCAGCTTTTGGCCGGAGGGCCAGGTATTGGCGGCGGCGTTGCAGGTGGATGTGGTGATTGTCTGGGACGAGGGCGGTGATGGGTCGTTTGAAGAGACGATCATTGATCACGGGAAGCCGCGGTTGGCGGCGACGATTGAATTGCGTGGGCAGGCGGATGTGAGTGATGCCTTGGCCGGGCGGGATGGTGACGGGATCTGGGGTTGGCTTTGTGCTAGCGGGGTGATTGATGAGGCGCCGGTGATTGCCGACTGGCAGGGGCAGGTGGTGGACATGGGCTGTATGGAGACCATTCTGGCACCGTGTGCCGGGGTGTTGGTGTTTGAAAAAGGTTTGGGTGAGCAGGTTGAAGAGGGTGAGCGGTTTGCGCGGATTGTTCGGCGGCCTGGGGATTCGGCTTCTGAAGTTGTGCTGCATGCGGCGCAAACCGGGCGGATGGTGACGGGGCATCGGGAGCGGTTGGTGGCACAGGGATCGGTGGTGGCCAAGTTTACCGGCACGCGGTTGTCTGAGGGTTACAGCGGGGGGGTGTTGGATCCTTAG
- a CDS encoding ABC transporter permease, producing MPEWISYYAGLIAKGLQTTLSLLVISAVLGFALAVLVALARLSRRKWLARCALGYTSVLRGTPLLIQIYIFYYGLGSLFAQFPMIRGSFLWPFLRDGYWYIVFALVLSVGAYVGEVIRGGLLAVPKGEMEAASAFGMTPRQALLRVRLPRAMRLLLPTLAGETVMLLKSTALASTIAVVDLLGAANVVRAQTLQIYQPLLLVAGVYLCLTFLIEALYAVAERRGTPLRRSAG from the coding sequence ATGCCTGAGTGGATAAGTTATTACGCAGGACTGATCGCCAAAGGCTTGCAGACGACCCTGTCGTTGCTGGTGATTTCGGCAGTGCTCGGCTTCGCGTTGGCGGTGCTGGTAGCCCTGGCGCGGCTGTCCCGGCGCAAGTGGCTGGCCCGCTGTGCGCTGGGGTACACCAGTGTGCTGCGGGGCACGCCGTTGCTGATCCAGATCTACATCTTCTACTACGGCCTGGGCAGTCTATTTGCCCAGTTCCCGATGATTCGCGGGAGTTTCCTCTGGCCGTTCCTGCGGGACGGTTACTGGTACATCGTGTTTGCCCTGGTGTTGTCAGTGGGCGCGTACGTCGGTGAAGTGATTCGCGGCGGCCTGCTGGCGGTGCCCAAGGGTGAAATGGAAGCCGCCTCGGCGTTTGGCATGACGCCGCGCCAGGCCCTGTTGCGGGTGCGCTTGCCACGGGCCATGCGCCTGCTGCTGCCGACCCTGGCGGGGGAGACGGTGATGTTGCTCAAGTCCACCGCACTGGCTTCAACCATCGCCGTGGTCGACCTGCTCGGCGCTGCCAACGTGGTGCGCGCCCAGACCTTGCAGATCTACCAGCCGCTGCTGCTGGTGGCCGGGGTCTACCTGTGCCTGACCTTTTTGATTGAAGCCCTGTATGCCGTTGCCGAGCGGCGCGGCACACCGTTGCGCAGGTCTGCCGGATGA
- a CDS encoding ABC transporter permease has product MFDLLNFSEQGWGNALLKGLWMTLQISAGSFAVGLLIGLVVACAKLSAPRPIALLMRGYTTVFRAVPELLLILLLYYAGSMGLNALMLWLGFAQFNISGPLVAVLVLGLVQGAYASEIFRAAILAIPHGQIEAARAFGLSGFGLFRRVTLPIMAPYALAGMSNLWINLIKDSALISVVGTNELLYTAKQAAGSTRHYLLFYLTAAALYYLVTLASNYLSGRLERRIRRWMPVVE; this is encoded by the coding sequence ATGTTCGATCTACTCAACTTCAGCGAGCAAGGCTGGGGCAATGCATTGCTCAAAGGGTTATGGATGACCCTGCAGATCTCCGCCGGCTCGTTTGCGGTGGGGTTGCTGATCGGCCTGGTGGTGGCCTGCGCGAAGCTCAGTGCACCGCGCCCGATAGCCCTGCTGATGCGCGGTTACACCACAGTCTTTCGCGCAGTGCCCGAGTTGCTGCTGATCCTGCTGCTGTATTACGCAGGCTCCATGGGCCTCAACGCGCTGATGCTGTGGCTGGGGTTTGCGCAGTTCAACATCAGCGGCCCGCTGGTAGCGGTCCTGGTACTGGGGCTGGTGCAAGGCGCGTACGCCTCGGAGATTTTCCGCGCGGCGATCCTCGCGATTCCCCACGGCCAGATCGAAGCGGCGCGGGCGTTTGGCTTGAGCGGCTTTGGCCTGTTCCGTCGGGTAACCCTGCCGATCATGGCGCCGTACGCCCTGGCCGGCATGTCCAATTTGTGGATCAACCTGATCAAGGACAGCGCGCTGATCAGCGTGGTAGGCACCAACGAACTGCTGTACACCGCCAAACAGGCGGCGGGCTCGACCCGGCATTACCTGTTGTTTTACCTCACGGCCGCCGCCTTGTATTACCTGGTGACATTGGCCTCCAACTACCTGTCCGGGCGCCTGGAACGACGTATTCGTCGCTGGATGCCGGTTGTCGAGTGA
- a CDS encoding EAL domain-containing response regulator gives MASQPATLLIVDDEIQVRKLLETLLRHEGYQTVSAASGEEALQLVAQRPPDLILLDIMMPGMDGYEVANQLKSNQATANIPIIMLSALSESSARLSGLETGAEEFISKPVERVELWLRVRNLLRLKAHGDQLKNHSLLLEQQLKHHQQESSRLNVHDLARLDLEKALRLAVEREEFVLHYQPKVELANGQVCALEALLRWDRPGYGAVSPAVFIPILESQGLIVTLGRWVIDNVCRQIATWQSSAVGAVEVSVNVSGHQLIEGDLIADIAQSLANAGVEAHWLEVELTEGSLMENTQHTIASLQRLRAMGVKISIDDFGTGYSSLAYLRRFPIDTLKIDIAFIREVTSNPQDAAITRTIIELAHSLKLRVVAEGVETQAQLEFLREAGCDQIQGYLFSRPLPMKELERLLLEKRGLVRPQPH, from the coding sequence ATGGCCAGCCAACCCGCAACGCTCTTGATCGTCGATGATGAAATCCAGGTGCGCAAGCTGCTGGAAACCCTGCTGCGCCACGAGGGGTACCAGACCGTGAGTGCCGCCAGTGGTGAAGAAGCCTTGCAGTTGGTGGCGCAACGGCCGCCAGACTTGATCCTGCTGGACATCATGATGCCGGGCATGGACGGTTACGAAGTGGCCAACCAGCTCAAGAGCAACCAGGCCACGGCGAACATTCCGATCATCATGCTCTCGGCCCTGAGCGAATCCAGTGCGCGACTCAGTGGCCTGGAAACCGGTGCTGAAGAATTCATCAGCAAACCAGTGGAACGGGTCGAGTTGTGGCTACGGGTACGCAACCTGCTGCGGCTCAAGGCCCACGGCGATCAGTTGAAAAACCATAGCCTGTTGTTGGAGCAGCAACTTAAACACCACCAACAGGAGTCCTCGCGGTTGAATGTGCATGACCTGGCGCGCCTGGACCTTGAAAAAGCCCTGCGCCTAGCCGTCGAGCGCGAAGAATTCGTGCTGCATTATCAACCCAAGGTCGAACTGGCCAACGGTCAGGTGTGTGCCCTTGAGGCCCTGCTACGCTGGGACCGGCCCGGTTACGGTGCAGTGTCTCCGGCGGTGTTCATACCGATCCTGGAAAGCCAGGGGCTGATCGTCACGCTAGGGCGTTGGGTGATCGACAACGTGTGCCGTCAGATCGCGACCTGGCAATCCAGCGCGGTGGGTGCGGTGGAAGTGTCGGTCAACGTTTCCGGGCATCAATTGATCGAGGGCGACCTGATTGCCGATATCGCTCAATCACTCGCGAATGCCGGCGTCGAGGCCCATTGGCTGGAGGTTGAACTGACCGAAGGCTCGTTGATGGAGAACACCCAACACACCATCGCCAGCTTGCAACGCCTGCGGGCCATGGGGGTGAAGATCTCCATTGACGACTTTGGCACCGGCTATTCCAGCCTGGCTTACCTGCGGCGGTTCCCGATTGATACGCTGAAAATCGATATTGCGTTTATCCGCGAAGTCACCAGCAACCCCCAGGACGCGGCGATCACCCGCACCATCATCGAACTGGCCCACAGCCTCAAGCTGCGAGTGGTCGCCGAAGGTGTGGAAACCCAGGCGCAGCTGGAGTTTCTGCGGGAAGCCGGCTGCGATCAGATCCAGGGGTATCTGTTCAGCCGGCCGCTGCCGATGAAAGAACTGGAGCGCTTGTTGCTGGAAAAACGCGGCCTGGTCAGGCCGCAGCCCCACTGA
- a CDS encoding sensor histidine kinase, translated as MDNSSADSPIEPQSRAEKIVEFKRQKALLKTGALQDAIFNSAYFSSIATDEKGVIQIFNVGAERMLGYAAADVLNRVTPADISDPAELITRAAALSLELDTPITPGFEALVFKASRGIEDIYELTYIRKDNSRLSAMVSVTALRNRNDAIIGYLLIGTDNTARKQEEAQRKGFERALEEKNLELEHASHMKSEFLATMSHELRTPLNAVIGFSEALKDGLVGDMSDIQREYIGDIFTSGQHLLSLINDILDLSKVEAGMMDLELEAVELAGLLANSLLIVREKAALQRIQLKLESQDDFGTLELDLRKTKQIIYNLLANAVKFSEHGGSVTLSVREVSRAQVGQVPGDWPTYGFALQPSEHRQFLEFSVSDTGIGIARHDMSKLFKAFSQIDSSLARKFEGTGLGLAMVKQLTDLHGGSVAVASREGAGARFVVWLPLHRAADAEAPWPKS; from the coding sequence ATGGACAATTCTTCAGCCGACAGCCCCATCGAGCCGCAATCCCGGGCCGAGAAAATCGTCGAATTCAAACGTCAGAAAGCCCTGCTCAAGACCGGCGCGCTGCAAGACGCGATCTTCAACAGCGCTTACTTCTCCAGCATTGCCACCGACGAAAAAGGCGTGATCCAGATCTTCAACGTCGGCGCTGAACGCATGCTCGGCTATGCCGCCGCCGATGTGCTGAACCGCGTGACACCGGCCGACATTTCCGACCCCGCCGAGCTGATCACCCGCGCCGCTGCCCTCAGCCTGGAACTGGACACACCGATCACGCCCGGCTTCGAAGCCCTGGTGTTCAAGGCCTCCCGGGGTATCGAGGACATCTACGAGCTGACCTATATCCGCAAGGACAACAGTCGCCTGTCAGCGATGGTCTCGGTCACCGCCCTGCGCAACCGCAACGACGCGATCATCGGCTATCTGCTGATCGGCACCGACAACACCGCACGCAAGCAGGAAGAGGCACAACGCAAAGGCTTTGAGCGTGCGCTCGAAGAGAAGAACCTGGAGCTGGAACACGCCAGCCACATGAAGTCCGAATTCCTCGCCACCATGTCCCACGAGTTGCGCACGCCGCTGAATGCCGTGATCGGTTTTTCCGAGGCGCTAAAGGACGGCCTGGTGGGCGACATGAGCGATATCCAGCGCGAATACATTGGTGACATCTTCACCAGCGGCCAACACTTGCTGTCGCTGATCAACGACATCCTCGACCTGTCCAAGGTCGAGGCCGGGATGATGGACCTGGAACTGGAAGCCGTGGAACTGGCGGGGTTGTTGGCCAACAGCCTGCTGATCGTGCGGGAAAAGGCCGCGCTGCAACGCATCCAGTTGAAGCTCGAAAGCCAGGACGACTTCGGCACCCTGGAACTCGACCTGCGCAAGACCAAGCAGATCATCTACAACCTGCTGGCCAATGCGGTGAAGTTCAGCGAGCACGGCGGCTCGGTGACCCTGTCGGTGCGCGAGGTGAGTCGTGCACAAGTCGGGCAGGTTCCCGGCGACTGGCCCACCTATGGTTTTGCCCTGCAACCCAGCGAGCACCGACAGTTCCTGGAATTCAGCGTCAGCGACACCGGCATCGGTATCGCCCGGCACGACATGAGCAAGCTGTTCAAGGCTTTCAGCCAGATCGACAGTAGCCTGGCGCGTAAATTCGAAGGTACGGGTCTGGGACTGGCGATGGTCAAGCAACTGACCGACCTGCACGGCGGCAGTGTCGCCGTGGCCAGCCGCGAAGGTGCCGGCGCGCGATTTGTGGTGTGGCTGCCGCTGCACCGCGCTGCGGATGCGGAGGCCCCATGGCCGAAATCCTGA
- a CDS encoding ABC transporter permease subunit, translating to MTVATIGKAERIRELMRTVGMLPVLVLLLVGFALASENFMTVQNLSIITQQASVNVVLAAGMTFVILTAGIDLSVGAILAASAVVALQASMSPQFGMFGIAAGVGFGLLLGLVNGGLIAFMRLPPFIVTLGALTAMRGLARLLADDKTVFNPDLPFAFIGNDSVLGVPWLVIIAVAVIALSWFILRRTVMGVQIYSVGGNPEAARLSGIKVWKVLLFVYAMSGALAGLGAVMSASRLFAANGLQLGQSYELDAIAAVILGGTSFTGGVGTIGGTLIGALIIAVLTNGLVLLGVSDIWQYIIKGIVIIGAVALDRYRQSGART from the coding sequence ATGACTGTGGCAACGATCGGCAAGGCTGAGCGTATTCGGGAACTGATGCGCACGGTGGGCATGCTGCCGGTGTTGGTGCTGCTGTTGGTGGGCTTTGCCCTCGCCAGCGAAAACTTCATGACGGTGCAGAACCTGTCGATCATCACCCAGCAGGCGTCGGTCAACGTGGTGCTGGCGGCGGGCATGACCTTTGTGATCCTCACAGCGGGCATCGACTTGTCGGTAGGCGCGATTCTCGCGGCTTCGGCCGTGGTCGCGCTGCAAGCCTCAATGTCGCCGCAATTCGGCATGTTCGGGATTGCCGCCGGGGTTGGCTTCGGCCTGTTGCTGGGCCTGGTCAATGGCGGCCTGATCGCCTTCATGCGCCTGCCGCCGTTTATCGTCACCCTCGGTGCGCTGACGGCCATGCGCGGTTTGGCTCGTCTGTTGGCCGACGACAAAACCGTGTTCAACCCTGACCTGCCATTCGCGTTTATCGGCAACGACTCGGTGCTGGGCGTGCCCTGGCTGGTGATTATTGCCGTGGCCGTCATCGCATTGTCGTGGTTCATCCTGCGGCGCACGGTGATGGGGGTGCAGATCTACTCCGTGGGCGGCAACCCGGAAGCGGCGCGGTTGTCGGGGATCAAGGTGTGGAAAGTCCTGCTGTTCGTCTATGCCATGTCCGGTGCCCTAGCCGGCCTCGGCGCGGTGATGAGCGCGTCACGCCTGTTCGCCGCCAATGGCCTGCAACTGGGGCAATCCTATGAGCTGGATGCAATTGCCGCGGTGATCCTCGGCGGCACCAGTTTTACCGGCGGCGTCGGCACCATCGGCGGCACGCTGATTGGTGCCCTGATCATCGCGGTATTGACCAACGGCCTGGTGCTGCTGGGGGTGTCGGATATCTGGCAGTACATCATCAAGGGCATCGTGATCATTGGCGCCGTAGCGCTGGATCGCTATCGCCAGTCCGGTGCGCGGACCTGA
- a CDS encoding sugar ABC transporter ATP-binding protein yields the protein MSLEPLLEMQGISKTFNGLRVLKNVSLKVYPGEIHALMGENGAGKSTLMKILSGAYQADDGGTIRIDGQPVASYNPASAKALGIAVIYQELSLCPNLTVAENIYLGRELRRGWTIDRKGMEAGVAEVLARLGAEFLPTTRVASLSIAERQLVEIARALHAHAKILVMDEPTTPLSSRETDRLFALIKQLRSQGLAIIYISHRMAEIYELSDRVSVLRDGEYVGELARDVLSAEVLVKMMVGRDLSGFYKKEHAAYDPGQVVMRVRDMADGKRVRNCSFDLHAGEVLGIAGLVGAGRTELARLIFAADPRTSGTLEVVGKTVTQLRNPADAIRAGVVYLTEDRKAQGLFLDMSVADNINVCACVPDAHAGGVLDRGHAAQRSRDAIKSLSIRVASGKVNVGSLSGGNQQKVLLARLLEVKPHVLILDEPTRGVDIGSKSEIYRIINQLAKAGVGIVVISSELPEIIGTCDRVLIMREGQLVAEVGGASGLDISQEAIIDLATGSEQVAAHG from the coding sequence ATGAGCCTTGAACCCTTGCTTGAAATGCAGGGCATCAGCAAGACCTTCAACGGCCTGCGGGTGCTCAAGAACGTCAGCCTGAAGGTCTACCCCGGTGAAATCCACGCCCTGATGGGTGAGAACGGCGCCGGCAAATCGACCTTGATGAAAATCCTCTCCGGTGCCTACCAGGCCGATGACGGCGGCACCATCCGCATCGATGGCCAGCCTGTCGCCAGTTACAACCCAGCCTCCGCCAAAGCCCTTGGCATTGCCGTGATCTACCAGGAACTCAGCCTGTGTCCGAACCTCACGGTGGCCGAGAACATCTACTTGGGCCGTGAACTGCGCCGTGGCTGGACCATCGACCGCAAGGGCATGGAAGCCGGGGTGGCTGAAGTGCTGGCAAGGCTCGGCGCGGAGTTCCTGCCCACCACCCGCGTCGCCAGCCTGTCCATCGCCGAGCGCCAATTGGTAGAAATCGCCCGGGCGCTGCATGCCCACGCGAAAATCCTGGTGATGGACGAACCCACCACGCCGCTGTCTTCCCGGGAAACCGACCGCCTGTTTGCGCTGATCAAACAGCTGCGCAGCCAAGGCTTGGCGATCATCTACATCAGCCACCGCATGGCGGAAATCTACGAACTGTCAGACCGGGTCTCGGTGCTGCGGGACGGCGAGTACGTCGGCGAACTGGCGCGGGACGTGCTGTCGGCCGAGGTGCTGGTGAAGATGATGGTGGGCCGCGACCTTTCCGGTTTCTACAAGAAGGAACATGCCGCCTACGACCCCGGCCAGGTGGTGATGCGTGTGCGCGACATGGCCGACGGCAAGCGCGTGCGCAATTGCAGTTTCGACCTGCACGCCGGTGAAGTGCTGGGCATTGCCGGGCTGGTGGGCGCTGGCCGTACCGAACTGGCGCGGCTGATCTTTGCGGCCGACCCGCGTACTTCGGGCACCCTGGAGGTGGTCGGCAAGACCGTGACCCAACTGCGCAACCCGGCGGATGCGATTCGTGCCGGCGTGGTGTACCTCACCGAAGACCGCAAGGCCCAGGGCCTGTTTCTCGACATGAGCGTGGCCGACAACATCAACGTTTGTGCCTGTGTGCCGGATGCCCATGCCGGTGGGGTACTCGACCGTGGCCACGCGGCACAACGCTCACGCGATGCAATCAAGTCCCTGTCGATCCGCGTGGCGTCGGGCAAGGTCAATGTCGGCAGCTTGTCCGGTGGCAATCAGCAGAAGGTGCTGCTGGCCCGGCTGCTGGAGGTCAAGCCTCATGTGCTGATCCTCGACGAACCCACCCGTGGCGTGGACATCGGCTCCAAATCCGAGATCTACCGCATCATCAATCAGTTGGCCAAGGCCGGCGTAGGCATCGTGGTGATCTCCAGCGAGTTGCCGGAAATCATCGGCACCTGCGACCGCGTGCTGATCATGCGCGAAGGGCAATTGGTAGCCGAAGTGGGCGGGGCATCGGGGCTGGATATTTCCCAGGAGGCGATCATCGACCTCGCCACCGGCAGCGAGCAGGTGGCCGCCCATGGCTAA